The following are encoded together in the Weissella soli genome:
- a CDS encoding recombinase RecT, translated as MAKNQLIAQLKSDEVVAQFEATAGQHAKAFAGEVAISIMGNPALEKATLSSIIVEATKASALGLSLLPSMGEAYLVPYKGAAQFQLGYKGLIQLAMRSGQMKAFGAVPVYEGENPKWDKYTQELIHEGEETGQVVGYYAFFELVTGFRKAEYWSKKRVEDHKNKFSKSKSGPWSTDFEAMALKTVLKSILQYAPKSTEMARAIAEDTEVEYTQAIDITPFDTEQGTKQLLNDKHTEMPQLSNQAQASNEDVFASQAVDPTQELTNLADEFFGGM; from the coding sequence ATGGCAAAGAATCAATTAATAGCACAACTGAAGAGCGATGAGGTGGTCGCACAGTTTGAGGCAACAGCCGGTCAACATGCTAAGGCGTTCGCTGGCGAGGTAGCTATTTCAATTATGGGAAATCCAGCACTCGAAAAAGCCACACTGAGTTCAATCATAGTGGAGGCAACTAAGGCGAGTGCATTAGGTCTCTCATTGTTACCTTCAATGGGTGAGGCGTATCTAGTGCCATATAAGGGTGCTGCACAATTCCAACTTGGTTATAAGGGCCTAATCCAATTAGCTATGCGTTCTGGCCAAATGAAGGCGTTTGGCGCAGTCCCGGTTTATGAAGGTGAAAATCCAAAGTGGGACAAGTATACCCAAGAGCTGATCCATGAGGGCGAAGAGACTGGTCAGGTAGTTGGCTACTATGCGTTCTTTGAATTAGTTACTGGTTTCCGTAAAGCGGAGTACTGGTCAAAAAAGCGTGTGGAAGATCATAAAAATAAGTTCTCGAAGTCAAAAAGTGGACCATGGTCTACCGATTTTGAAGCAATGGCTTTGAAAACTGTTCTGAAATCAATCTTGCAGTATGCGCCAAAGTCTACTGAAATGGCACGAGCAATTGCAGAGGACACAGAGGTTGAATACACACAAGCCATTGACATCACACCATTCGACACAGAACAGGGCACTAAGCAGCTTTTGAATGACAAACATACAGAAATGCCACAATTATCAAATCAAGCGCAGGCGTCCAATGAGGACGTGTTTGCTAGTCAGGCAGTTGATCCAACACAGGAACTAACTAATTTAGCCGATGAATTCTTTGGAGGGATGTAA